In Aegilops tauschii subsp. strangulata cultivar AL8/78 chromosome 3, Aet v6.0, whole genome shotgun sequence, one genomic interval encodes:
- the LOC141020571 gene encoding aspartate--tRNA ligase 2, cytoplasmic-like: protein MVCDEHSIDSTGRYDDTDLQPAAGGAELPLHAFNVIFFLYCHSLLEEVDPFASNYGDVPVEEIQSKALRPVSKKMDFVVLRQSMSTVQCVLVASVDAGVSTQMVHFAASLSKESIVDVEGIVTLPKEPFKATTQQVRKATASIGRSPHFRSTWTMQPVVKQNLRRLNKLGKITCYRAALSGSQFIGKLCRALRLSKFIEFLFSENFIGIHSPKLIGGSREGGAFAFKLEYNGQSTCLA, encoded by the exons ATGGTCTGCGACGAGCACAGCATCGACTCGACCGGCCGCTATGACGACACCGACCTCCAGCCTGCGGCAG GGGGTGCAGAACTGCCACTGCATGCCTTCAATGTCATTTTCTTTCTCTACTGCCATTCTTTGTTGGAGGAAGTTGACCCCTTCGCATCCAACTACGGCGATGTCCCCGTCGAGGAGATCCAGTCCaag GCATTGCGGCCGGTCAGCAAGAAGATGGACTTCGTCGTGCTGCGCCAGAGCATGAGCACCGTGCAGTGCGTGCTCGTCGCCAGCGTCGATGCCGGCGTCAGCACGCAGATGGTGCACTTTGCCGCCTCCCTCAGCAAGGAGAGCATCGTCGATGTCGAAGGCATCGTCACCCTCCCCAAGGAGCCCTTCAAGGCCACCACACAACAG GTTAGGAAGGCTACTGCATCAATAGGTCGATCCCCACACTTCCGATCAACCTGGACGATGCAGCCAGTAGTGAAGCAGAATTTGAGAAGGCTGAACAA GCTGGGGAAAATCACGTGTTACCGTGCGGCGCTTTCTGGCTCTCAGTTTATAGGAAAACTGTGCCGTGCACTCCGTCTCTCG AAATTCATAGAGTTTTTGTTCTCGGAGAATTTTATTGGGATCCACAGTCCAAAGTTGATTGGTGGATCAAGGGAAGGTGGTGCATTTGCATTCAAGCTGGAGTACAATGGCCAGTCTACTTGTTTAGCGTAA